The following proteins come from a genomic window of Alnus glutinosa chromosome 10, dhAlnGlut1.1, whole genome shotgun sequence:
- the LOC133880415 gene encoding RING-H2 finger protein ATL70-like: MNSGGDQSSGSADISGITYGILFAIGLFLLILLIIFACTRLRLPYNRPSRRNGDRRSITIEQGVDEATLSSYPKLLYSQVKKGASTASCCSICLVDYKETDMIRLLPDCSHLFHLNCVDPWMRLHPTCPICRNKPVAGQHTTLMAEVDPLATRQDN, translated from the coding sequence ATGAACAGCGGCGGGGACCAATCTAGTGGTAGTGCCGATATCAGTGGAATTACCTATGGAATCCTATTCGCTATTGGTCTCTTTCTTCTAATCCTCCTCATCATTTTTGCCTGCACCAGGTTGCGCCTCCCCTACAATCGGCCATCTCGCCGGAACGGTGACCGGCGTTCCATAACAATCGAACAAGGTGTGGATGAAGCAACTCTCAGCAGCTATCCAAAGCTCCTCTACTCTCAAGTAAAGAAGGGTGCCTCGACAGCTTCTTGCTGCTCCATCTGCCTGGTGGATTACAAAGAAACTGACATGATCCGCTTGTTACCTGATTGTTCTCATCTCTTCCATCTGAATTGCGTCGACCCGTGGATGAGGCTACATCCGACATGTCCAATATGTCGGAACAAACCAGTCGCAGGTCAACATACGACTCTTATGGCAGAGGTGGACCCCTTGGCAACCAGACAAGATAATTAG